From the Hemitrygon akajei unplaced genomic scaffold, sHemAka1.3 Scf000105, whole genome shotgun sequence genome, the window GTCAAAccccacattaaaaaaaaaacattggtgTGATATTTGATTCCGCCTTTAAGTTTGACAAGCAAGTTAATACAGTGGTAAAAGCCATTTTGCAGCTTGGTACTATTGCCAAAATTAAGCCATTTCTCTCCTTCAAAGATCTTGAGAAAGTCATCCACGCTCTTATATCCTCCCGCTCCCTTTATACTGGGATTAATCAGTCGGTCCTGTCCCGTCTGCAACTGGTCGAGAACACTGCAGCCAGGCTCCTGAAAGTAGCCCGGAGGAGGGACCATATTACTCCAATTCTGGCCTCTCTCGATTGGATGCCAGTAcaatttagaattgattttaaggtTCTCCTGTTTGTTTATAAAGCCCTATGCGTTGCCCCCCCATATTGCGGACCTACTAACCCCTTATTCTAATTCCAGGTCCCTCAGATTGGCTGACTTGAGGCTCCTGGCTGTCCCGCGATCTAAACTTAAGTTCGGGGTGATCATGCCTTTGCTGTTGTAGACCCTAGACTGTGGAACATTCCCCTCCCTGTCAAATCAGCCCGCTCCATTGACTCTTTTAAGTTCAGGCTCAAGACTTACCATTATTCACCAGCATTTGAATCTTTTTTCTGTggctgtttctttttttttttagcttGTTGCCTAGGCCCATGTGTTGTTTATTTTGTCCCTATAAGCTGGGTGCTTTGTGCATATGTctatgtttcttgtatttgtgattttagctACCTGCTCTGATCTGTAAAGCACTTTGGTCAACAtgggttgttttttttaatttttaaatgtgctttataaacaaatttgactttgatttgacttgactgtaaacacaatctcccacagtctggtacttacaccagtttctgtattttacacgcTGGGTTTCTCAGAGCCgtagacaccagtttcactcctgaatctcccagttcattattAGTCAGGTccagcaccgtcagtgatgggtttgtactgagagcggaggcgagatcctcggcaccagaatctgtgagaccaactctctgcagcctggagatgagagagagtgaaggtgaaggacacagagagacaggagacggtacaaatccccagtgtttatcagtaacactaacactgtttatcagtaacactgtTTATCagtgatcacattaatgttcagtgtcagacacccagtgactgtaagaGTGAcagtacttaccacagtttctgtattttacactccggtttcctcagagccgcagacaccagtttcactccggAATCTCCCAGTCCTTTCTCCCCAAGGCTAAACACAAagagacaaattgatgaacaaagcAATTCAAATCGcgggtctgagggaatttctctcactcggatactTCAGGAAatattaaacccttcagtaaatcactgatcggagttcccatcactgtcaatgtccctcactcccCAGCACCAGGGgattcaccgaatgtcagtaatttagtctgtcgtTGTAACCCTGTAAACTCTACATATTCCAGCTCATACCCCGATGGTGAGGAAAATGTTCCTGAGATGTAAGAGAGTCAGAAAAGGCAGGGATGAAGGTTGGGagaaagtcccacagtgaggaagatttgtgaAAGGGGAAATGTTGATGCGAGACGGTGGAAGAGACCCCACTTGAAGAAAAGGGATAGGAAGACAGAACCTGCAGtagggaggggatggggaagagcgggcccacaggaggaaggggatggggaagagaggtccaacaggaggaaggggatggggaagagatgtctcacagaaggaaggggatggggaagagaggtccctctggaggaaggggaatggggatgagaagTCCCACAGCAGTATACCGATGGGAAAAGATAATTCAACAAGATGAGATGATCCAGAAATAGATTGTACGGGAGGGGTGGGTCTGAAATGAGGCTCACAATCGGGAGCGGAGATGTGCCCATGGGGTCTgggtatctggtagtgagcacagtcacacaggtggactgatggtgatagtcacacacggggaagggcaggggaggacaatctcacaatggtatttctttccttctcactgggacagtctgctgacggtctcttgtccctcaccgggaagggggtgtgaatctgtaacccacctgctgcagtcagtgtcagtctgggtgtcagtatcaGTGAGAAGGGACATTGTCAATTGGCGTGTCACAGGCagtgagaaacacggccattcctgtcatttactaccattaaaccaatgaccgttgttcactgatctgatgaagtctccaacatcccttcacaagaaaCCACAGAACCCTCTCGTCCTTGaggaattactgaccgatcccctgggcatttgtcacaatactttacaatctgatttactacagttttacccaaatctctttacattgaaacaacacaatgggacagtttcacagttcagagtgagagatgaatcaagttacctcaactccttgcacttgtgcagcccgggtcccagccgctggattccttcacactgaatgtggcagttctccaggttgaggtgttttattgtatcacagagtccgatggcatgagacaggactgcgcagtcaatcggggtcagtgtcattccactgaatgaaagtgtttccacagatctcAGTGCGGCCtcagccagtccacgattctgagactcaaacaggtagtgcaatgtgttcaggaggctccttttaccagcttcactccatgtgtttccactctgacgtttaacctcctccttcacccagtcaatcacccggcaggttgtttgatgaggaaatggacccagaaactcctccagacACCAaactgtcattggggaggagagaccagcaacaaaatgGAGAAATatctcaaatcgcccatctgtcgtgctgtggacttcagtgaggaatttccggatatccccgggatgtggattcaggaattgtgcgactgcagctacaaactcttggatggtgagatgtgggaatgtgtacaccacgctctgggcagaatcctttctctccaaaagctccatcaggaacccggacaggaactgggaaggctgcagattgtacttgatcaaatctccatctgtaaacacaatcttcctctcggacactcctctgaaggccatctgaccaaccctgagaaacacatcacgggggttctcaatctcacggccgtggtttttcaggatgttgtaaatatagtaggagtacagttgggtgatggtcttgggaactcgctgcgggtccttgactctttgtgtgaagaaggggcccagtaccagagcgaggatccagcagtaggaggggttgtaactcatggtgtacaggatctcgttctccttcacatgtttGAAAACAGAtgccgccaccgtctgatcttcaaaatgtctgatgaaatattccttccgttcctcaccagaaAATCCCATGATTTCTGCCCAGACACTGATCTTCGCCTTTTCCAATAAGTGTAAttcagtgggacgggtggtcaccagcactgaacatcCTGGTAgtagcttgccctggattaaactgtacacaatgtcagacacttcacaccacaactcgggatctgggcactggtggttgggttctgtatctctccgactgtcggcaaaatcgattttgtgtttgaactcatccaaaccatcaaatataaacagcaatccctctgggttcttccagatcTCTCTCAGGAatttcccaaagtaaggatattgatccagaatcagtttcCTCAGGTTTATTCGACAgctaatggagtttaaatcccggaactTGAAACTAAAGACAAGCTGGAACTGCTGGTATATTTTCCCTGTGgtccagtcataaacaatcttttgtaccattgttgttttcccgatccccgggactccggccactgctgctgaactcccagatttggatttactccaggaaaagctgctctggaataactgatcagtccggattttttccagctctctGCGGAGatgcttctctctccactcctcgtggtctctgcctcttgccagtagCTCATGTTCAACCaatctccgatctcgaacagtagaaatcaccgtgagctcagcgtatcgatcagccAGCTTGAAAACCCTGagcttctccctcatcaggatcgtgttcactctcagtgtatcAGTTTGTGCcagcagagtctccttgtgtttctgttgaatatcttccatgggaacagagaacatagtcaAAATGGTAAATGGCTCAActgacaaagaactttataacagcatttcaacattcagtgttTAAGGTTACATGAATTAATTGaatgcttccatggatattaggacagGAAGCAAAATTTTGTTCACAGACACCGGAACTGACAGTGATAGAGTGTCCCAGAAAATATTCCGTCCTGATAATCTGGTACTAATTACTTGTGAAGGCGAACATTCCCCTGATATCctattgcaatcctgactgcaTTTCCTTTACAAAtcatttcactatatttaaagcattgtttgcatcattaacagacgatgttaatgttgatctggtgtggaaatatggagagcaggacactgtgcattttggcAAAGCTGCACACTGGAGAGTCACAGGTGTCCGCTGCTCTTGCATCAAAACTGGAGCAGAATATGCGGGAAAtactcaagtcaggcagcatccgtggtgaGAATCACAGAGAAGTTTCCGATCAATAACCCAAATGGGAGTTTTCAGTTTCAGTGACGGAAGAGCAGAGGGAAGATGGAAAGGAATCTCTGTGAGTGGAAGTGACCACAAGTGCCTCAGTGATTACGTCAAGTTTGTGGGAAAGGATGATGAAGTCTTGGCAACTGGTAGCGTTCAGTCTAGAACTGGGGTGTGAGGTCtcagttgaccatggatgttgcatcccagctgacTAGATACGCCAGCCAGGACACTACGATATGGAGATCAACATGTTGCcaatgtagcaagctccctctctccatgcatctgaggaacacaaagaaacggcagagactgatacagcttgacaccagaaaattgcaggagttgccagtcagcgttgaatgCAACGTAAGACTaccttaggggctccagctccaGGTTTATTCTCAGAGCCTTCCACATGAGTGGCTataggcagtggaggtttgagatcagacttTTCCTTCTTCTGGATGAGCTGATAACCACGACTGACAAGCCCCATTTTCCCAAAGCGAACAATGTAAGGTGCTAGTGACCCGCCTTTACCCTTTCTCTGGTCGGAAGCAAcatcgggcttagtagctaagctacatgTGAAAGcttgacttggttgtcagaggctatttgagtcgcAGGGCACTGGGAACATTTAGTACTTTGTGGCAGGTTATCCCTACTACCACCCCCAGGTATAACAATCCTAAGCAACCAAGGGGCGCTGCATTATTGACAACAATAAataggtaaattggtttatttttgtcacatgtagcGAGGGACAATGGAAAACCTTTCTGCATTTCATCCCATCGGTGCAATTGGGTCGTACGAGTAAAAACAGAACAGAATAGTACAGGTAAACAGTTTTGCAGTTTCTGAGAAAacacagtgcaggcagacaaaaaGGTACAAGGCCAAAGGTTCATTGGCAGATAACATTTGTTTTTGAACTATGCTGCAAAatctgggagtgggagtgggagttggagagggaaagggagacacacacacacacaaagtttgGGTAAACTGCAtggcagtacttagtaacacccgcTTTGCCAAGTATCACAGTTTGTAAatgctttttgtagccagctatGAGTCTTTCAAGTCTTGTTGGGGAACAcaactcaaaatccacaatgcactacctcaagaggtgcaagctgaaagttttgccatggacctcacagtcccccgacctaaacatcatcgaacatCTGTGGATacacctcaaaagagcagtgcatgcaagacggcccaataATCTCACAGAACatgaagccttttgcaaggaagaatgggcgaaaatcccacaaacaagaattgaaagacattttgctggctacaaaaagcgtttacaagctgtgatacttgccaaagggtgtTAGCACCATGCAGGGTGCCCCAAATTTTTCTTAGGGccgttttccttttttttgttagtttgaaactgtaaaagatggaaataaaagttttcttgcttaaaatattgaaggaatgtgttatctttaactttatgccattTGGAAATCATGTCaacttttactcgcttagctattcacagtaacagaaattttgaccaggggtgcccaaacttttgcatgccactgtatgtataCATCTAGAGAGACAAAGACTTTCGCAAGTGTAAGGGAGCAGACTTTCGTgtcacttttaaacaccagctcaaaacatTTATATTGAACCTCActtaaactgtcaacattttgtcttttattgtGATGCAGTTTGAACGACATTCTCAGGATGAAAAGTGctttataaataagttattattaatTATAACTTTTTCTCAGCCTAAACTGGCAAAACCTGCGGCAAGAGCATAGCCAAGCAGATTCATTTCAAAATTGATAGGTACATTCGAACTATTCGAGCATTGTTTGGTATTGTGGCTTTGCaaagatttacttattttttgtttTGTAGACCTAATAATTGCTTAATACTATAGTGCTCCAGCTGTCGATATTACCATTGGGATAATGAATACCCTGTTCAGGTTCCACAGTTTTCAATTtgctcttttaattcagcatgttTCTGATGTTTTTCACTGACTGAGTTCTGTACGTTATACATGTgttgaatggctatatctattaaatatgTTGATTTTCTTGTTTATCCTGCAAAATTATATCCAGGCGgtgattatggattgtcctatctgtgatAATGGATTGGTCACAGTATgatttgtaggactctgactctaaatgtGGAGCAGGTTTGTGTGTATGGAATGGTGTGGTGTCGTTTATCagattgtattttaaagcaagatttttgtGAACCACCAGCTTCAAGGACAGCTTTAATTCTGCATCCATCGGAACATTGAATGACCACCTACAATGTTATTTTTGATTCTTAATGACAGTAACACTATTTGTAACATCGTGCATCTCCTTACTAATCACTactcacttagataaccacaatataatTACGGAAGAGCAGAAAGGACGCCGTTGGGGTATGAAATTATCTACAGAACAACTGATCATAGATTATGATATTACGTGTCTAGTTCAGAAGAATAGCAGAAATCTTTCATATTCTATGATTAATTATCAACTATTTTTGTGAACGATTTTTGCCACTTGATTTTGCCTGATTGTAATCAGATTGTGGTAAACTGCTGAAGGATCCTGTAATATGTTAAATTGTCTGTCATCTCTCTTGGTATTAtctgcatttattgtcttgagtttgttgatcttttattgtgtatttttgatAACCCTGTGTCAGCTACATGGTCCTGTATTGCTACAAGGAACCTTTCTGTTTTTAAGCCAAATCTGAGCTAAGCATTCTACAGTTCAGAATGTGGGGATGTCTGCCTTGGAGGTTCATGCTCATCCattggatgattttttttcttctatagtaCACGGAGACTACtgcatactcaatgattcaggaacagtttcttcttaGCCAAgtattttctgaatggacgttgaacccatgggcAGTGCCACATGAAGCTCTTTTATATCTATGcatataagtgtgtgtgtgtgtgagtgtgtgtgtgtgtgtgtgtgtgtgtgtgtgtgcgtgcgtgcgtgcgtgcgtgcgtgcgtgcgtgcgtgtgtgtgtatgtaagtAAAAACATGTGTTTGTTCATATTTGTCTTCTCCGTAGTGGACAGACGGTAAGGAAGCTTATCCTGTCTGGTGTTCTTTGTCCAGTGATGTTCCACGGGGCACCACACTGGGATCTGACATTATAcacatgtttttatttataaattcCCTGAAATAAAATGTTGCTGAAAGGGTCAGTAATTTTGCAGATCATATAATGATTGCTGGTTTTGTGGATAGAGCAGATGACTAGCGAAGGAAATAGTGGGAAATAGATTACTTGCAGATCTGTGAGTGGAAAAGGAATCTGGTGTTTAAACCAGCCAAAAATAAGGTGTTGCAAGTTTTAACGTAAAGACTCAGTGCACTGTTATTGTTAAGACCATTAACAATGTTAGCaggcagagagatcttggggtccaagttaaCAGATCCCCAAAAGTAGATTCAACGGCTAGTATGGAGGGTGTATTTAAAGGGCAGGAAGATTTAAGTTGCAAAGAAGGCATGTCGCTCTGAGTTCAAGAGTTGGAAAGTTGTGCACAaatacattggtgaccccgatgttcCAGACGGCATCTGGAGCCAGCGACTTTCCAACCAGCCATGACTTCGGGCAACTCATACAGCACAATCTCTCTGAAGCTCCCGACTTTCTGAGACACTCAGCCCTACGTTTTGTTCAagcaggctgaggcccagttcaatatcCGAGACATTACGGCCGACGCCACGCAGTACTACTATGGAGACAGCGTGCTAGACCAGGAGACGGAAGGCCAGATCATTGACTTCCTACGCTAGCCACCAATGGAGGACAGGTATACTAAGCTTAAGGTGCTCCTGATCCGTATCTTCGGACTCTCCCACCGCGAACGGGCCGCGTGGCTCCTACACATGGACTGCACATCATCCGAGCTCATGAATTATACGCTGGCGCTCATGGACGGCCATAAACTGTGCCTTTTATTTAAATAGTTGTTCCTTGAGCAAATGCCAGTGGACATTCACCTCCTCCTCGCTAGGATTTCAGCGACCTACACAGGTTCGAGGCTGAAGCAGATGTCCTTTAGCAGAGCAAGCAACATGGAGTAACCTCCATTGGCCTAGCCACGATGGTGCACCCCAATGCCCAGGACCCACAACCGAAGCCGCCGAGACCCACGGGGGGAGAAGTTGAAAGTTCAGAGCATTGGTGTTTAtatcaccaaagatggggctcAGGCACGCGCTGCTGCCATCCACCATGTGCTTTGTCGGGAAACTCCGGGGCTAGCCGTCGCtaatggctacgacggctggccacaAAGACATCTTCCTGTACCTCTGGGACCGACACACCGGGCGCCGCTTCCTAGGCCGAAGTCAGCGTACTCCCCCCCTCGAACATGGACACTCATAACGCAGTCCAAGGCCCTGAACTCATCGCTGCAAATGGCACCATTATTTGGACATACAACCCGCAAACTACCTCACTGCATTTCAGGTTCAGCcgtttcacttggactttcacattggcagcggtgtcacagccactactaggggcagatttcctatgagccaactgcctcctggTCGACCTAAAACGCTGAGAATTTCCAGACTTTCCAGCTCGGAAAAGCCAAGCTACCAGTCCTCCACCTGGATTCCGTGACCCTCCATAGTCACCCCGCAGTTCTCCACGGCCGACTCCAAGCACGGCgtgcagcaccacatccccacgcAAGGACCGCCGCTGCACGCCCGAGCTCGCAGGCTCCCACTCGCCAAGGAGGAGTTCCGTAAGATGGAAGAGATGTGAATGGTATGCCACTCAAACAGCCCGTGGGCATTcccgctgcacatggtgcccaagtccacaggaggatggaggccctgcgGAGACTACAGAAGCCTCAACGACGCCACAACTGCCAACAGATACCTggtaccccacatccaggacttcaCAGTGAACCTGCACGGAGCAACCATCTTCTCGAAAATCGACCTGGTCAGGGAataccatcagatcccagtgcaccccgacgacgtgcccaagacagccctcatcacccCGGTCGGCTTGTTCAAATTCCTGAGGATGTCTTTCAGTCTCAAGAGTGCAGCCCAAACTTTTCAAAGGCTAATGGACTCGGTGGGACGCGGCCCGGATTTCGTTTTCACTTACTTGGTCGATACCCTGGTGGTCAGCAGTTCGCACGAGGAGCACACGCACATTTGTGCCAGTTCTGCCAACGCCTGAGTGACCACGGACTGGCAATCAATCCGGCAAAGTGCCAGTTTGGGCTGACGGAGATTGACTTCATAtgccacagagtcaaccgacaTGGTGCAGTTCCCCTACCGGACATGGTCCAGGTCATCTGCTAGTttcccaagcccagcacggtcaagaGCCTACAGGAGTTCGTAGGGATGGTCAGCTTTTATCCGCTTCGTGCCAGCGGTGGCACGCATCATGAGACCCTTGTTTCGCCTGATGGCCGgcaaggccaaagaagtggcatgggACATGGAGTCCATGGAGGCGTTCGAGCAGGCCAAGGAGACAGTGGCAAAGGCGGCCCTCCTACTGCACCGAGAGTTAATGTATCCATGACACTCACAGTCGACGCTTCCGACACGGCAGTCAgcggagtcctggagcagctcgtTGAGGACCAGTGGCGACCACTCACATTCTTCTGCCGGCTCCTACGGCCAACAGAGGTGAAGTACAGCGCTATTGACAGAAATTTGCTAGCGCTCTACCTGGCTGTCTGGCATTTCCAGTATTTCctcgagggaagggagttcactgtgtgtacagaccacaagcccctcaccttcACACTGGCCAAGGTATTGGACCCATGGTCGGCTCGGCAGCAGAGacacctgtcctttatttcagaattcaccacggaCGTCAGACACATCGCAGGGAAGAACAACGTCATTGCCGACACATTGTCTCGTCCCTGCCCCCACTCAGTAGGCATATCGTCCACTGGAATAGACTACGCAGCACTGGCGGAAGCACAAAGTTTGGACACCGAGATCCCGTCTTCCCGCACCGCCGTTTCAGGGCTCCAGTTGGAGGATATCTCAATCGGCCCGGCAGCGGATCGACTCCTGTGCGACGTGTCTGCCGGCAAACCCCAACCCGTGGTTCCAGAGGCATGGAGgcgccgggtgttcgacacgctgcacgacctggcccacccatccatccaggcgtccatcaagctggtagcAGACAGATTCGTCTGGCACAGTTTGCGCAAAAAGGTCGGACACTGGGTCAAGTCCTGCGTATACTGCCAGACTGCTGAAGTCCAGCGGCATGTGAAGTCTACCCTCCAGCAGTTCCACCCGACGCacaggaggttccaacacatccacgtggacatcatcagccccctgccagtctcctggggcaccaggtatatctttaccatggtagacaggttcaccagatggccagaaGCCGTACCGCTCGCAGAcacgtccactgagtcctgcACCAGGACTCTCAATGCCAGGTTCAGCCTCCCAACGGACATCACTTCAAACAGAGGGGCGCAGTTCATGTCTGCTTTGTGGGCAcctgggcacccagctgcatcacaccacagagtaccatcccca encodes:
- the LOC140723228 gene encoding NACHT, LRR and PYD domains-containing protein 3-like; this translates as MDSIGLKAMVSLRPIGPDDVRLKAMVSLRPIGPDDVRLKGMSQSLQSLTSWQRGGEYRLYQLTKFYRDRLKQAIEEKVERLGWMLTKEGHFSREENEKVTELTEKGNRTESSRLFLSLVNGKGSRARRAMWESFVTWRTELPKLDRILREIQELGPDPHEYMNITHGLSEFPTELMDIQQKHKETLLAQTDTLRVNTILMREKLRVFKLADRYAELTVISTVRDRRLVEHELLARGRDHEEWREKHLRRELEKIRTDQLFQSSFSWSKSKSGSSAAVAGVPGIGKTTMVQKIVYDWTTGKIYQQFQLVFSFKFRDLNSISCRINLRKLILDQYPYFGKFLREIWKNPEGLLFIFDGLDEFKHKIDFADSRRDTEPNHQCPDPELWCEVSDIVYSLIQGKLLPGCSVLVTTRPTELHLLEKAKISVWAEIMGFSGEERKEYFIRHFEDQTVAASVFKHVKENEILYTMSYNPSYCWILALVLGPFFTQRVKDPQRVPKTITQLYSYYIYNILKNHGREIENPRDVFLRVGQMAFRGVSERKIVFTDGDLIKYNLQPSQFLSGFLMELLERKDSAQSVVYTFPHLTIQEFVAAVAQFLNPHPGDIRKFLTEVHSTTDGRFEIFLHFVAGLSSPMTVWCLEEFLGPFPHQTTCRVIDWVKEEVKRQSGNTWSEAGKRSLLNTLHYLFESQNRGLAEAALRSVETLSFSGMTLTPIDCAVLSHAIGLCDTIKHLNLENCHIQCEGIQRLGPGLHKCKELSLGEKGLGDSGVKLVSAALRKPECKIQKLW